Proteins encoded together in one Halothermothrix orenii H 168 window:
- a CDS encoding MATE family efflux transporter: MLLINEINRRKEMIKNILVLAFPAVMEMSLNTMLGFADTLMISRIIGKEGLAAVGFANQIIFTLIFIFSSFNAGATAMVARSYGEKNYKRLNKIVGENLTLNLFIGIIIFMASYFYGDQILKVFDISKNVYQMGLSYLKVVSFSQLFMFISFAAAASLRGAGDTKTPMYITGMANILNIFGNYALMTGFYVFPELGIAGAALSTTISRAIAAFLYLYILISGERKIKLHFHSLRISTYIIKPLWKLSYAAALEQFFMQLAFFTNGIIISKLDTTSEAAFRILINIESTSFMPAIGIAIATTTLVGKHLGEKNPEKSLDTGYTAALLGIVWGIFMGTIFFLLPVPILSIFTSESPLISRAINSLKIAGFNQPLLAFMIIMAGALRGAGDTRGAMILTSLRLWTIFIPLSYVFAIILQYGVAGVWIAEISSFIIFSILINRRFKSMKWAKIKIFD, encoded by the coding sequence ATGCTGTTAATCAATGAAATAAACCGAAGAAAAGAAATGATAAAAAATATACTTGTCCTGGCCTTTCCGGCAGTAATGGAAATGAGCCTCAATACCATGCTGGGGTTTGCCGATACCTTGATGATTAGCCGGATAATTGGAAAAGAAGGTCTTGCTGCCGTAGGTTTTGCCAATCAAATTATTTTTACCCTGATATTTATATTTTCCTCTTTCAATGCTGGAGCCACAGCTATGGTGGCCAGAAGCTATGGTGAGAAAAATTATAAACGTTTGAATAAGATTGTCGGTGAAAATTTAACCCTAAACCTGTTTATTGGCATTATTATTTTTATGGCATCCTACTTTTATGGAGATCAAATTCTTAAAGTATTTGATATCTCAAAAAACGTATACCAGATGGGGCTTAGCTATCTAAAAGTTGTCTCATTCAGTCAGTTATTTATGTTTATTTCGTTTGCGGCCGCTGCCAGCCTCAGGGGAGCGGGAGACACCAAAACACCAATGTATATAACCGGTATGGCTAACATTTTAAATATCTTTGGGAACTATGCCCTGATGACAGGTTTCTATGTCTTCCCCGAGCTCGGTATAGCCGGGGCTGCCCTTTCTACAACTATTTCCCGGGCTATTGCTGCCTTTTTGTACCTTTATATTTTAATATCAGGCGAAAGAAAGATTAAACTTCATTTCCATAGTCTCAGGATTTCTACTTATATTATAAAACCCCTCTGGAAGTTAAGTTATGCTGCCGCCCTGGAACAATTTTTTATGCAGCTGGCTTTTTTTACTAATGGTATAATTATTTCAAAACTGGATACAACATCAGAAGCAGCTTTCAGAATACTAATAAATATTGAATCAACCTCATTTATGCCGGCCATCGGAATAGCTATAGCCACTACAACCCTGGTGGGGAAACACCTTGGAGAAAAAAATCCTGAAAAATCCCTGGATACCGGGTATACTGCTGCCCTGCTGGGAATAGTCTGGGGTATTTTTATGGGAACTATTTTCTTCCTGTTACCGGTACCAATACTCAGTATTTTTACCAGTGAATCTCCTTTGATATCAAGGGCCATTAATTCTCTTAAGATTGCCGGTTTTAATCAACCCCTCCTGGCTTTTATGATCATTATGGCCGGGGCTCTGAGGGGAGCCGGTGATACCAGGGGAGCCATGATCTTGACATCATTAAGACTCTGGACTATTTTTATTCCTTTATCCTATGTCTTTGCCATCATTTTACAATATGGAGTAGCCGGAGTCTGGATAGCAGAAATAAGTTCCTTTATAATTTTCTCAATACTAATAAATCGCCGCTTTAAATCTATGAAATGGGCTAAAATAAAAATATTTGATTAA